A segment of the Polyangiaceae bacterium genome:
TCAAGAAACACAAGCGACAGAAGTATCGCTGTCGTTGCCAGGCGTGTATCGAAACGGCACCGGGACCGCTCAAGCTTTTCGAGGGGGCGCGATATTCGATTGACTTTGCCGTCGAAGTCGCGACGGACAAATATTGCGACCACAACCCGCTCGAGCGGCAAGTGCGCAAGATGGAGCGCGAGGGGCTCGACGTCGATTCACAAACGTTATGGGATCAAATCGAACGGGTGGCTCGGTTGCTGGCGCCGGCGTATGTGGAGTTGAATCAATACATCTCGAGCAAACCGGTCATCGGAGCGGATGAAACGCGTTGGCCGCTCTTGGGCAAGAAGAACAATAAGCCATCGCAGTGGCATGCGTGGGCCATTGCCTCACCCGACGCGGTGGCGTATCAAATTCACGATGGCCGCTCGGCAGAAGTTGGGGCAAAGGTGCTGGGGGCTTTCAAGGGCATTCTCGTGTGCGACGGCTACGGTGTGTACAAGTCGCTGGAAAAGTCGAACGGTTTGACCTTGGCGCATTGTTGGGCGCACGCGCGTCGCGCATTCATCAAGGCTGAAAAAGACTTCCCGGCGCAAAGCAAAGTTGCCGTTGACATGATTCGCGAGCTTTATGAAGTGGAGGCGCTTTGCCCCACGGGTCCTGACGGCGATACGATGCGCCTCGAGCTACGACAAGAGCGATCGAAACGAATTCTCGGCGAGCTCTTTGCCTATGTGGCAATAACGCCGGTCGTCCCGGATAGCAGCCTCGACGATGCCTTCAAGTACATAGCCAAGTTTAGAAGCGGCCTCGAACGATTTTCAATGACCCGAGAATTCCGATCGACAACAATCTGACCGAGCGGAGTCAACGCGGAATCGTGGTGGGGAGGAAAAATCATTACGGCTCGCGCTCCCGCCGCGGGACGGAGGTCGCTGCGCTATTCTATTCCTTCGTCGAAAGCGCAAAGCTATGTGGTCTCGACCCGAAAGCCTATTTGAAGCGCGCGGTCATCGCAGCGCTGCGTAGTGAACGAATTCCGTTGCCACACGAGGTCGCAACGAATCCCTGAGGGGTATTGAATCGACAACGCGCAAGATTGCCGCGCTGACGGATGA
Coding sequences within it:
- a CDS encoding IS66 family transposase produces the protein MLFGESSEKRPGDKPADSPKPPQKGHGPKVQAKLPVIEVVHTSEQAERMCASCGGQLDEWEGQFEESGEVDVVERRFYIKKHKRQKYRCRCQACIETAPGPLKLFEGARYSIDFAVEVATDKYCDHNPLERQVRKMEREGLDVDSQTLWDQIERVARLLAPAYVELNQYISSKPVIGADETRWPLLGKKNNKPSQWHAWAIASPDAVAYQIHDGRSAEVGAKVLGAFKGILVCDGYGVYKSLEKSNGLTLAHCWAHARRAFIKAEKDFPAQSKVAVDMIRELYEVEALCPTGPDGDTMRLELRQERSKRILGELFAYVAITPVVPDSSLDDAFKYIAKFRSGLERFSMTREFRSTTI
- a CDS encoding transposase, giving the protein MFNDPRIPIDNNLTERSQRGIVVGRKNHYGSRSRRGTEVAALFYSFVESAKLCGLDPKAYLKRAVIAALRSERIPLPHEVATNP